The Blastopirellula marina genomic sequence GGGCGAGTAACCCTCACCCCTTTAACAGCATCCAAGACGCGGGAGTGCCCAACGGACGCTCCCGCGTTTTTTTGTTCTTGAAGAAGAAAATGTGACCGCGGATTACGCGGATGTTTAAGAGATAAGAGAAGTAGAAATCGATTGCTGCGGTTGGCTCGGCTCGCTGTGGAACGCAATCATCTCTTCTTCCTTATCAGCGTTTACCCGCGAAATCCGCGGTTGCTCCTCTTTCCGAATCTTAATTCACGAGGAACCCTGCAGATGCCTAAACAAGTTCTCGACGTCGGCAACTGTGCGTATGACCACGGCTCGCTGAAGAGCCTGATCGAACGCAACTTCGACGCCAAAGTGCTTCAGTCGCACGGGCCGCGCGATACGTTGAAAATGTTGCGCGAACAAACGTTCGCCTTGGTGGTCATTAATCGTAAGCTCGACCGCGATCATTCCGATGGAATCGATATCCTGCGGGATCTGAAAACGGACGAGCAGCTGAAGGATCTCCCGGTGATGATGCTTTCCAACTACGAAGACGCCCAAGCCGCTGCCGAGGCGGAAGGTGCCGTCCCTGGCTTTGGCAAGCGTGACCTGGGCAAAGAGACCACCCTCAAAAAGCTAGAGCCCTTTCTAGGATAGCCATGAGCGAGATCACCTGGAGCGACTTCGAAGCCGTCGAACTGCGTGTCGGCACGATTGTCGAAGTCGAAGATTTCCCCGAAGCCCGCCGCCCTGCCTACAAGCTAAAGATCGACTTCGGCGGGGAGCTGGGCATCAAGAAGTCGAGCGCCCAGATCACGCAGCTCTACCAGCGCGAAGAGCTCGTCGGCAAACAAATCATCGCCGTCACCAACTTCCCCCCGAAACAAATCGGCCCCATCCGCAGCGAAGTCTTAGTAACAGGCTTCTACGGAGAAGACGGAGCCGTCACCCTGGCCGTGCCCGATAAACCGACGGCCAACGGCAACCGACTGGCGTAGACTTTTCTTGTCCCCTCGCCACCATCTGCGAGGGAGAGTGGGCATGTTGCCGAAGTCGAAAGGTTGCTCGGTCGGTGATCCGCTTCTTTCCAGAACACGAAGTTACGTAATTCTTCAATCGCCGCTCAAAAAACCCTCACCTGGCAAGGGAGCCGGTCGAACCCTCATTTGATATCCAACACAAGACACGCCCTCCTTGGGCACTTTGAAAGGCGGGCCTCACAACGATCAGCAAAGTACCTGGCAAGACAACGTCGCGGATCACGCGGTCGCCGCGCGCGATCCTCCACTTCAATAACCATGAATCGGCGACTCGTCGTGCATCCGATTGTTACGCGTCCGGTCTCGAACCGCGAATCAATGGACGCATGATTTTGTATCCCGGCGGCGGCATTGTCCACTCCAGTCCACGATGTCGGTGGAATCTCCGCCGGGTTGAGATGACTATTGAGCAAGCATTCGCTAGGTATGAAATTGCAAGCGGTATGAATCGCAGACCGACAAAAGGCAACGCAATCAATGCCCCCACCGCAGAACCGAGAACGGCCGAACAGATGAATCGAAGTATCGGCCGTGAGATCAGCAAGGTTTTCTTCGGCACTCCCCAATGTCGTGCCATTCCCTGCGCTTGTATTGTTGGTAGGACGTAGACAAAGGGTATTCCAATCAGACCGACAACCGATGCGAGATATGGAAAGTCCTCTGGTAGCGGGAATGGACCTGCGTCTGTTGCTCCAAGCAAGAAAACGTTAGCGAAGCCCTGAGCGGTAAATAACGCAACCGCCCAATGCGTTACTACGGGTTCTGCATAGGAGTTTAGTTGTTCATTCGATGCTGCGTATGGGTTCAAGTTTGATCCGAGTGATGCTGGCATTCGCACGCGTAACGCCTCAATCAGCCGCCCGAACGGAGTGCTTTAAATTGTGGTAAAGTGAGCGCAGCGAACCACAATTTAAAGCACGGAGTGGAGGGTCGGCTGCATTGATTTGTTATGGCTAAAGCTCATACTCCACCTCTGGATATATAGGAGATAAAAAAGGGTCGTTATGGAAGGTATAGTTACCTTTGTTTATTTTTATCACCCTAAATTCATTACTGTATTCAGACTCATCATCAAGTACATATATTATACCATATGATCCTAATGCATTTTCAACGATCCAATCTAGCAATTGAAACAACTCAGGAGCAGTATGGTTACGAGATGAAGTAATATGCAATACTCCGGATGTGTTGTTTAAATTCCTAATTGCCTTGTTGAAAACCAATCTTCCGTTTTCGATTCCCTGGCGCTAAATTATCAGGCATGAGCACGAAGCAAAACAACCTGATTGCCGTGACCCGGCTCAGTATGAAGCTGGCCGCTAAGTTCATGCGCCCCTATTCGCACGAGCAGGCACCCAAGCGGTACACCCAGCCGCAGTTGATGACTTGCCTTGTCCTGAAGGCGTATCTGAAGACGACTTACCGAGGCGTGATCGAGATCATTGATGCCTCGGACAAGCTGCGGGATACGATTGGTTTCGCCGGGCGTTTGCCGAATTACTCGACGCTGAAGTACTTCTCCGATCGCTCTCAAGTGGCCGAGATCGCCGATGCTATGCTGGTGGAAATCGTTAAGAAGTTCGCCCCGACCGAAGAGGAAGTCGCCATCGATTCGACTGGGCTGGAAACCACTTCGGCCAGCGTTCACTTCCGAGCCCGCAGCGGTAACAAGCGAAAGAAGTTCGTGAAGCTTTCGGTCTGCGTGCTGGTGGGTTCGCTTCTTCCGGCAGGCATGGTTCTAAGCTGGGGCCCCGGCAACGACAAGTGCGAAACCATGGAACTGATGGGCAAGTCGGCCCAGGCCATCATGCCCAAAAAACTGTTCGCCGACGCAGGCTACGATGCCGACTGGGTTCACGTCTTTTCCCGAGAAGTTTGGAAGGCAGAAAGTTGGATTCCACCGGTAACGCATCGACGAGATGGGACGCTCGGCGGAGAATATCGCCCGCTGATGACCGAGGAAAACCTCAAGAACTCAGGC encodes the following:
- a CDS encoding response regulator translates to MPKQVLDVGNCAYDHGSLKSLIERNFDAKVLQSHGPRDTLKMLREQTFALVVINRKLDRDHSDGIDILRDLKTDEQLKDLPVMMLSNYEDAQAAAEAEGAVPGFGKRDLGKETTLKKLEPFLG
- a CDS encoding tRNA-binding protein, with translation MSEITWSDFEAVELRVGTIVEVEDFPEARRPAYKLKIDFGGELGIKKSSAQITQLYQREELVGKQIIAVTNFPPKQIGPIRSEVLVTGFYGEDGAVTLAVPDKPTANGNRLA
- a CDS encoding Imm7 family immunity protein, giving the protein MVFNKAIRNLNNTSGVLHITSSRNHTAPELFQLLDWIVENALGSYGIIYVLDDESEYSNEFRVIKINKGNYTFHNDPFLSPIYPEVEYEL
- a CDS encoding transposase, yielding MSTKQNNLIAVTRLSMKLAAKFMRPYSHEQAPKRYTQPQLMTCLVLKAYLKTTYRGVIEIIDASDKLRDTIGFAGRLPNYSTLKYFSDRSQVAEIADAMLVEIVKKFAPTEEEVAIDSTGLETTSASVHFRARSGNKRKKFVKLSVCVLVGSLLPAGMVLSWGPGNDKCETMELMGKSAQAIMPKKLFADAGYDADWVHVFSREVWKAESWIPPVTHRRDGTLGGEYRPLMTEENLKNSGYTKRWKVESFMSGLKRTVGSTLSARKPTAMMTEAALKVLTYALRR